A part of Maridesulfovibrio hydrothermalis AM13 = DSM 14728 genomic DNA contains:
- a CDS encoding cell division protein ZapA — MPRYTIPVLGLEISFKTDADKDRIIAAKDVLEDRFSELTRGGKDVSREKLLTCLALSLADDYLEHSRKLETMEEKINALLEK, encoded by the coding sequence ATGCCCCGCTATACAATACCGGTTCTCGGACTTGAAATCTCATTCAAGACCGATGCGGATAAAGATAGAATTATAGCCGCAAAGGACGTACTGGAAGATAGGTTCAGTGAACTTACCCGGGGCGGCAAAGACGTGAGCAGAGAAAAATTGCTTACTTGTCTGGCACTTAGTCTGGCCGATGATTACCTTGAACACAGCCGCAAGCTCGAAACAATGGAAGAGAAGATTAACGCGCTGTTAGAGAAGTGA